The Persephonella atlantica genome includes a window with the following:
- a CDS encoding porin produces MKKFIGKAVLSSAVLATALSFSPAQAVAKFKINDESTVWVSLLLQLRGEWIQDGQIDGSGWRSDFYIRRARILFGGTINKYVDFFVETDNPNMGKDKAITDNSGNIIGYKSNNDTKTFIQDAWIRLKLAKEFNLVFGQILLPFSHNNATGATSLLGLDYNLTVVKFPPTSNFVWRDYGAEVMGLITLPTGSLDYRLGIFDGVETLQGTGVTINKDDNYRITGRIQYNLFDSEGFYYKGTYLGKKKIVSFGAGIDYQKDAAADDYDNPTQVDDYKAWTVDMFIDYPLPSKDVVTFEAGYIDYDYGNLYKNDGTAIYAQFGYLFNKQIGIGKIEPVLRYQNFDSSIAGNDVTEYYIGLAYWIDGFRANLKGEYKIDNRDGKDHDVLYLQAQILF; encoded by the coding sequence ATGAAAAAATTCATCGGAAAAGCAGTACTGTCTTCGGCAGTTTTAGCGACTGCTCTTTCATTTTCTCCAGCTCAAGCTGTTGCAAAATTCAAAATTAACGATGAAAGCACAGTCTGGGTAAGCCTTTTGCTTCAGCTGAGAGGAGAATGGATACAGGACGGTCAGATTGACGGTTCTGGATGGAGAAGTGATTTTTACATCAGAAGGGCAAGAATTCTGTTTGGCGGAACAATCAACAAATATGTTGATTTCTTCGTGGAAACCGATAATCCGAATATGGGAAAAGATAAAGCCATAACGGACAATAGTGGAAATATAATTGGTTATAAGAGCAACAACGATACAAAAACGTTTATACAGGATGCATGGATTAGGCTAAAACTTGCCAAAGAGTTTAACCTTGTTTTTGGTCAGATACTTCTACCTTTTTCCCACAACAACGCAACAGGTGCAACTTCACTGCTTGGGCTGGATTACAACCTGACTGTTGTTAAGTTTCCTCCAACAAGTAATTTTGTGTGGAGGGATTATGGAGCTGAAGTGATGGGGCTGATTACTCTGCCAACAGGAAGCCTTGATTACAGACTGGGAATATTTGATGGTGTAGAAACCCTTCAGGGAACAGGTGTGACCATTAACAAAGACGATAACTACAGAATAACAGGAAGAATTCAGTATAACCTGTTTGATTCTGAAGGCTTTTATTACAAGGGAACATACCTTGGAAAGAAAAAAATTGTATCCTTTGGGGCAGGTATAGATTACCAGAAAGATGCAGCTGCTGATGACTACGACAATCCTACACAGGTTGACGACTACAAAGCATGGACAGTTGACATGTTTATAGATTATCCACTGCCATCAAAAGATGTTGTTACTTTTGAGGCTGGGTATATAGATTACGACTATGGAAATCTTTATAAAAATGATGGAACAGCCATTTATGCCCAGTTTGGATATCTGTTTAACAAACAGATTGGAATAGGAAAGATAGAGCCTGTTCTCAGGTATCAGAATTTTGACTCCTCAATAGCAGGAAATGATGTTACAGAGTATTACATTGGTCTTGCTTACTGGATAGATGGCTTCAGAGCAAATCTAAAAGGTGAGTACAAGATAGATAACAGAGATGGTAAAGACCATGATGTCTTATATTTACAGGCACAGATATTATTCTAA
- a CDS encoding IclR family transcriptional regulator, translating into MATQALEDALNIIEILRQEYTAGVSELSKKLKLNKNKVFRIIATLELKGIVELDKETGKYRLGMNLIKLEHAYIKSLYFLDKAKQSIRALRQEINENIYLAILHRKDVIYVYEEPVRKSVIVESPLAKRFKADKTATGRVLKRARKEVGFIVEYEIGSEINEVATIVRDEFYYPIASLSVIAPSVRMPLEKIEKDIQHKLVETAEEITEILAPTFSLD; encoded by the coding sequence ATGGCAACTCAGGCTCTTGAAGATGCACTGAACATTATTGAAATACTCAGACAGGAATACACTGCAGGAGTATCTGAGCTCAGCAAAAAGCTAAAGCTCAACAAAAATAAAGTGTTCAGAATAATAGCAACATTAGAGCTAAAGGGTATTGTTGAGCTTGATAAAGAGACAGGCAAGTACAGACTGGGCATGAATCTGATAAAGTTAGAGCATGCCTATATAAAAAGTCTGTATTTTCTGGATAAAGCAAAACAGTCCATAAGAGCTCTGAGACAGGAAATCAATGAAAACATCTATCTTGCGATATTACACAGAAAAGATGTGATTTATGTGTATGAGGAACCTGTTCGTAAGTCTGTTATCGTGGAGTCTCCTTTAGCAAAAAGATTTAAAGCTGATAAAACAGCCACTGGTAGAGTGCTAAAAAGGGCGAGAAAAGAAGTTGGATTTATTGTTGAGTATGAGATTGGTTCAGAAATAAATGAAGTGGCAACTATCGTAAGAGACGAATTTTACTATCCTATTGCCTCTTTATCCGTAATAGCTCCATCTGTCAGGATGCCTTTAGAAAAGATTGAGAAAGATATTCAGCACAAGTTAGTTGAAACTGCAGAAGAAATAACAGAAATTCTTGCTCCGACATTCTCTCTGGATTGA
- the metE gene encoding 5-methyltetrahydropteroyltriglutamate--homocysteine S-methyltransferase → MGIKTTVFGYPKIGANRELKKAVESYWKGEISKEEMLQKAEEVNVERMKKVINADLDYVPSNDFSLYDFVLDVSTMIDAVPHRFQHITDSLDRYFAMARGTDKAPACEMTKWFDTNYHYIVPELTGGFKLVKNRPLQSYRWAKERFGIETKPVLVGAFTYLMLSKVYERQEGSLLVNMTKAEKSEKFKPLLFEVASVYNQMLKELQQEGVKAVQFDEPALVLDLDEEKVSTLIDAYKVITEGITDIEIFVHTYYESLDQFEMITRKLPVSGIGLDFVVNGENLENLKRYGFPEDKKLIAGVISGRYPWKTDYREVVTLIEEIKKYVDEDRIVLSNSAPLFHLPVSVKPEKGHLDDSLIGLLSFADERLEEIKILKQILNEGKEPPSQTLQTLRDKFKNEAVRQAVKEIDRQEIKRAHSFKERYRKQIEELGIPRFPTTTIGSFPQTKEVRQMRAKFRRGEISLQEYESFIKEQIKKAVEIQEELGLDVFVHGEFERTDMVEFFGEKLEGFAFTKNGWVQSYGTRCVRPPIIYGDVSRPQPMTVEEIKYAQKLTDKPVKGMLTGPVTILNWSFYRKDIPKKEIAYQIALAIREEVLDLEKAGIKIIQIDEPAFREGLPLKKRKQEEYLNWAVKAFRLTNNTVKQTTQIHTHMCYSEFNEIIQWIYEMDADVISIEASRSRGEIIQAFERFNYDHGIGVGVYDIHSPRVPPVEEMLEIAERTVQIIDKNLIWINPDCGLKTRQWEEVMPALKNMVSVAKILREKYGSKYSW, encoded by the coding sequence ATGGGAATAAAGACAACAGTTTTCGGTTATCCCAAAATAGGAGCAAACAGAGAACTTAAAAAAGCAGTAGAAAGCTACTGGAAGGGGGAAATATCAAAAGAAGAGATGCTCCAGAAGGCAGAAGAAGTAAATGTAGAAAGGATGAAAAAGGTTATAAATGCAGATTTAGATTATGTCCCATCAAATGACTTTTCCCTTTATGACTTTGTGCTTGATGTATCAACAATGATTGATGCAGTTCCCCACAGATTTCAGCATATAACAGACAGCCTTGATAGATATTTTGCTATGGCAAGAGGAACAGACAAAGCTCCTGCCTGTGAGATGACAAAATGGTTTGATACTAACTATCACTACATTGTTCCAGAACTTACAGGTGGATTTAAACTTGTGAAAAACAGACCCCTGCAATCTTACAGGTGGGCTAAAGAAAGGTTTGGGATAGAAACAAAACCGGTTTTAGTTGGAGCATTTACGTATCTGATGCTCTCTAAAGTTTACGAAAGACAGGAAGGTTCGCTCCTTGTAAATATGACAAAAGCAGAAAAAAGTGAGAAATTTAAACCACTGCTTTTTGAAGTTGCATCTGTTTACAACCAGATGCTTAAAGAATTACAACAAGAAGGAGTAAAGGCAGTTCAATTTGATGAGCCAGCACTTGTTTTAGATTTAGATGAAGAGAAGGTTAGTACTCTAATTGATGCTTATAAAGTAATAACAGAAGGTATTACAGATATAGAAATTTTTGTTCATACATATTACGAAAGCTTAGACCAGTTTGAAATGATAACCAGAAAGCTGCCAGTTTCTGGAATTGGACTGGATTTTGTTGTGAATGGAGAAAATTTAGAAAATCTAAAGAGGTATGGTTTTCCAGAAGATAAAAAACTGATAGCAGGAGTAATATCAGGAAGATACCCCTGGAAAACAGATTACAGAGAGGTTGTAACCTTGATAGAGGAAATCAAAAAATATGTTGATGAAGACAGAATTGTGTTATCAAACTCTGCACCACTATTTCATCTGCCTGTTTCTGTCAAACCGGAAAAAGGGCATCTTGATGATAGCCTTATAGGGCTGTTATCTTTTGCAGATGAGAGATTAGAAGAGATAAAAATTTTGAAGCAGATACTAAACGAAGGAAAAGAGCCACCCTCTCAGACTCTCCAAACTTTGAGAGATAAGTTTAAAAATGAAGCAGTCAGACAGGCAGTAAAAGAGATAGACAGACAGGAGATAAAAAGAGCCCACAGCTTTAAAGAAAGATACAGAAAACAGATAGAAGAGCTTGGTATCCCGAGGTTTCCCACAACAACAATAGGAAGTTTCCCCCAGACAAAAGAAGTTCGTCAGATGAGGGCTAAATTCAGAAGAGGAGAGATATCACTACAGGAATATGAAAGCTTTATAAAAGAGCAGATTAAAAAGGCAGTAGAGATTCAGGAAGAGCTTGGTCTTGATGTTTTCGTACATGGTGAGTTTGAAAGGACAGATATGGTTGAGTTTTTTGGTGAAAAATTAGAAGGTTTTGCATTTACAAAAAACGGCTGGGTTCAGTCTTACGGAACGAGATGCGTCAGACCACCAATAATATACGGGGATGTTTCAAGACCACAGCCTATGACTGTTGAAGAGATAAAATATGCCCAGAAGCTAACAGACAAACCTGTAAAAGGAATGCTGACAGGACCTGTAACGATACTTAACTGGTCTTTCTACAGAAAGGACATACCAAAAAAAGAGATAGCATATCAGATAGCCCTTGCTATCAGAGAGGAAGTTTTAGACCTTGAAAAAGCGGGTATAAAGATAATCCAGATAGACGAGCCAGCGTTCAGAGAAGGACTTCCTCTGAAGAAAAGAAAACAGGAAGAGTATCTAAACTGGGCTGTAAAAGCGTTCAGGCTCACAAACAACACAGTAAAACAGACAACCCAGATACACACCCATATGTGTTATTCAGAGTTTAACGAAATAATACAGTGGATTTATGAGATGGATGCAGACGTAATATCTATTGAGGCATCAAGGTCAAGAGGTGAGATAATACAGGCTTTTGAAAGATTTAATTACGACCACGGTATAGGAGTTGGCGTTTACGACATTCATTCCCCAAGAGTTCCGCCAGTAGAAGAGATGCTTGAAATAGCAGAAAGAACTGTTCAGATAATAGACAAAAATCTTATCTGGATAAATCCTGACTGTGGGCTGAAAACAAGGCAGTGGGAAGAAGTGATGCCAGCATTAAAAAATATGGTAAGTGTAGCAAAAATATTGAGAGAGAAGTACGGTTCAAAATACAGCTGGTAA
- a CDS encoding Fur family transcriptional regulator: protein MGEQKLSIPKGYRKTKQREAILKVLERAEYPINAEQIFMELKNNGIDISLSTIYRNLEMLTKEGLVVKSYMMNEDKARFALPDKKNYLVCEKCGKIVIIDNCPFDKFKEELIEVHGFDITGHSIEVYGVCPECQKKG, encoded by the coding sequence ATGGGAGAACAAAAACTATCTATCCCCAAAGGATACAGAAAAACAAAACAGAGGGAAGCTATTCTTAAAGTTCTAGAAAGGGCTGAGTATCCTATAAATGCAGAGCAGATATTCATGGAGCTAAAAAATAACGGTATTGACATCAGCCTCTCTACCATATACAGAAATTTGGAAATGCTCACAAAAGAAGGACTGGTCGTAAAATCGTACATGATGAATGAGGATAAAGCGAGATTTGCTCTGCCAGATAAGAAAAACTATCTGGTATGTGAAAAATGCGGAAAGATAGTGATAATTGACAACTGTCCTTTTGATAAGTTTAAGGAAGAGCTGATAGAGGTTCACGGTTTTGACATTACAGGTCATTCTATAGAGGTTTACGGTGTCTGTCCTGAGTGCCAGAAAAAAGGATGA
- a CDS encoding nucleoside deaminase, with translation MSVLSARKKDELFLEEAYLEALKAYSLDEVPVGAVVVIDGKIVGRGFNRRITSSSAVSHAEIVAIEEACKKVGKWRLDGATLYVTNEPCLMCAGAVMQSRISRVVFGSLNEKTGAVISKFRVFDEKDIPFKVKYDYVEHKKSKDILKEFFTKKRGHSWEG, from the coding sequence GTGTCTGTCCTGAGTGCCAGAAAAAAGGATGAGCTGTTTCTTGAAGAGGCTTATTTAGAAGCCCTTAAAGCTTACTCTTTAGACGAAGTTCCTGTTGGCGCTGTTGTTGTAATTGATGGGAAGATTGTAGGAAGAGGCTTTAACAGAAGAATTACCAGCAGCAGTGCAGTATCCCACGCTGAGATTGTTGCCATAGAAGAAGCATGCAAAAAAGTAGGAAAGTGGAGACTTGACGGAGCAACACTTTACGTCACAAACGAGCCCTGTCTGATGTGTGCAGGGGCAGTTATGCAGTCCAGAATATCAAGGGTCGTGTTTGGCTCCCTCAATGAAAAAACAGGGGCAGTTATAAGCAAATTCAGAGTTTTTGACGAAAAGGATATACCTTTTAAGGTAAAATACGATTATGTAGAGCATAAAAAAAGTAAAGATATTCTAAAAGAATTTTTTACAAAAAAACGGGGGCACAGTTGGGAAGGTTAG
- a CDS encoding SH3 domain-containing protein, producing MGRLVLVVFIVLMIIVDIYMFKLIFLKENNHSKSVSKKEVVEVQDKKINLNTEETQTVKKETSAPEKTKSVKPEAKKETKITEKGKSAEGYMIAKMFVNLRAQPDVNSDVVTVIKKGAKVKIIGKKAKHWKRVLYPSDGRVYEGWVDDRFFTPEESLKSE from the coding sequence TTGGGAAGGTTAGTTTTAGTAGTTTTTATTGTATTGATGATAATTGTTGACATCTATATGTTTAAACTGATTTTTTTAAAAGAAAACAACCACTCAAAATCAGTGTCTAAAAAAGAGGTTGTGGAAGTTCAGGACAAAAAGATAAACTTAAACACTGAAGAGACTCAAACTGTAAAAAAAGAGACTTCTGCTCCAGAAAAAACAAAATCAGTAAAACCTGAAGCAAAAAAAGAAACAAAAATCACTGAAAAAGGTAAATCAGCAGAAGGGTATATGATAGCCAAAATGTTTGTTAATCTTAGAGCACAGCCAGATGTTAACTCAGATGTAGTTACAGTTATTAAAAAAGGAGCAAAGGTTAAAATAATAGGCAAAAAAGCAAAGCACTGGAAAAGGGTTCTGTATCCGTCAGATGGTAGAGTTTACGAAGGCTGGGTTGACGACCGTTTTTTTACACCTGAAGAGAGTCTAAAATCTGAGTAA
- a CDS encoding agmatine deiminase family protein: MNGYTMPAEWEKHMGTVTTYPHSYENFFDRLEQARETFVKMVAVISQSENVFINVNSEEDRRDLIDRLNAVTNAKKENVHIFINETDDVWCRDYCPVFVKDSKGETVALKFRFNAWGEKYPYEKDQKAGEKIPQFLGIKRIDVNMVLEGGSIEVNGKGVLITTESCLLNKNRNPQMSREEIEQNLKKYLGVEKILWLKEGILGDDTDGHVDDITRFVKYDTVVTAIEKDKNDPNYEPLMENFERLKKFTNTDGKPLRIITLPMPQPVYYQYPDSNVPQRLPASYANFYITNRHVIVPTFNCKNDEIALQILQRLFPERKVVGIYAYDILVGLGGFHCLTMQVPQ, translated from the coding sequence ATGAACGGATATACAATGCCTGCAGAATGGGAAAAACATATGGGAACTGTAACCACATATCCCCATTCCTACGAAAACTTTTTTGACAGATTAGAGCAAGCAAGAGAGACATTTGTAAAGATGGTAGCTGTTATATCACAGTCAGAGAATGTTTTTATAAACGTAAACAGTGAAGAGGACAGAAGGGATTTGATTGACAGACTAAATGCTGTGACAAACGCTAAAAAAGAAAATGTGCATATTTTTATAAATGAGACAGATGATGTGTGGTGCAGAGATTACTGTCCTGTTTTTGTTAAAGATAGCAAAGGAGAAACTGTGGCACTGAAGTTTAGATTTAACGCATGGGGGGAAAAGTATCCCTACGAAAAAGACCAGAAGGCTGGAGAAAAAATACCTCAGTTTTTGGGCATTAAGAGGATAGATGTTAACATGGTTCTGGAAGGAGGCTCTATTGAGGTTAACGGAAAAGGTGTCTTAATCACTACAGAGAGCTGTCTTCTTAACAAGAACAGGAATCCGCAGATGAGCAGGGAAGAGATAGAACAAAATCTGAAAAAATATCTGGGAGTAGAAAAAATTCTGTGGCTCAAAGAAGGGATATTGGGAGATGACACAGATGGACATGTGGACGATATAACGAGATTTGTAAAGTACGACACTGTCGTTACTGCGATAGAAAAAGATAAAAATGACCCAAATTACGAGCCCCTTATGGAAAATTTTGAAAGGCTGAAAAAGTTCACAAACACAGATGGAAAGCCACTTAGAATCATAACACTTCCGATGCCTCAGCCTGTTTATTACCAGTATCCAGATAGCAACGTTCCCCAGAGGCTTCCTGCAAGCTATGCTAACTTTTATATAACAAACAGACATGTTATTGTTCCTACTTTTAACTGTAAAAATGACGAGATTGCACTTCAGATACTGCAGAGGTTGTTTCCTGAAAGAAAGGTGGTAGGCATATATGCCTATGACATACTTGTTGGACTTGGGGGATTTCACTGTCTGACAATGCAGGTGCCACAATGA
- a CDS encoding superoxide dismutase, with product MNIKKIEPKEYLKPQGLVGISDQQIEIHFEAHYKGYVAKYNEIQEKLASFDFADRNKANQNYSEYRALKVEESFNYMGVVLHELYFENLTKGGRGKPSGKLEKVIIEIFGSVENCINEIKATGIACRGWSLLSYDLYNKKLVVNGLDAHNQLGMVMTVPLIVLDVYEHAYYIDQKNKRPPYIDAFFQNLDWKVVNRRFDKIFV from the coding sequence ATGAATATCAAAAAAATTGAACCAAAAGAGTATCTAAAACCACAAGGTCTTGTAGGTATTTCTGACCAGCAGATAGAGATTCATTTTGAAGCCCATTACAAAGGATATGTAGCAAAGTACAACGAAATCCAGGAAAAACTTGCCAGCTTTGATTTTGCCGACAGGAATAAAGCAAATCAAAACTACTCAGAGTACAGAGCGTTGAAGGTTGAGGAGAGTTTCAACTATATGGGAGTCGTCCTGCATGAGCTTTATTTTGAAAATTTAACAAAAGGTGGTAGAGGAAAACCTTCTGGAAAGCTTGAGAAAGTTATTATTGAAATTTTTGGTTCTGTGGAAAACTGTATAAATGAGATTAAAGCCACAGGAATTGCATGTAGAGGGTGGTCTCTGCTTTCTTACGACCTTTACAACAAAAAGTTAGTTGTTAACGGACTTGATGCACACAACCAGCTTGGTATGGTAATGACTGTTCCCCTTATTGTGTTAGATGTTTATGAACATGCCTACTATATAGACCAGAAAAATAAAAGACCCCCATATATTGATGCATTTTTCCAGAACTTAGACTGGAAGGTAGTAAACAGAAGATTTGATAAAATATTCGTATGA
- a CDS encoding NTPase translates to MKVVLTGKPAIGKTTVIKKVALQLKGKAEGFYTEEFRDKTGKREGFNVITLDGKKTLLASKNIKTPFKVGSYSVNLEEFEKTVLPALKRALNSRSIIIIDEIGKMELFSDRFAQIVKDIFSDENTTVIATVPAKNIHPVVSWIKKRPDVLLFEVDYKNRDTLPQKILNILEKH, encoded by the coding sequence ATGAAAGTAGTTTTAACCGGAAAGCCGGCAATAGGCAAAACAACTGTAATAAAAAAGGTTGCCCTTCAGCTGAAAGGAAAGGCAGAAGGTTTTTACACTGAAGAGTTCAGAGATAAAACAGGAAAAAGGGAAGGATTTAATGTGATAACCCTTGATGGAAAAAAGACTCTTCTTGCCAGTAAAAATATAAAAACTCCCTTCAAAGTAGGCTCTTACAGTGTTAACTTGGAAGAATTTGAAAAAACTGTCCTTCCCGCTTTAAAAAGGGCACTCAACAGCAGAAGTATTATTATCATTGATGAAATAGGGAAGATGGAGTTATTTTCAGATAGATTTGCCCAGATTGTGAAGGATATCTTTTCTGACGAAAATACCACAGTTATTGCAACAGTTCCTGCAAAGAATATACATCCTGTTGTAAGCTGGATAAAGAAAAGACCTGATGTTCTGCTGTTCGAGGTTGATTATAAAAACAGAGATACATTACCACAAAAAATATTAAACATACTGGAGAAACATTGA
- a CDS encoding ribonuclease Z — MKGKVVLLGTSSAMPTPERNNSGIFLQYKGKGFLFDCGEGINRQIMKAGLNIYSLDYIFISHLHTDHTLGLTGVIETLDMHDKSRIKIFSPSGIGDFLKCFFDRFYTPEIKVDTKELKLEDRPFTVLDHLEFNIFAVRLNHLVECIGFSFVEKPKRRFIKEKIEELKLKTEDFKILREKGYIKKDGKIITEEEITEEVKGFKFTYIPDTYKTDNIIKLAKDSDILVIECTYLDEEEKAKKYGHLTLEYILEIAPELNCRKIVLTHFSKRYKNPEKFGERIKKADAGNIILGEDFMSFYF, encoded by the coding sequence TTGAAAGGAAAAGTAGTCTTACTTGGAACATCTTCTGCAATGCCAACACCTGAAAGAAACAACAGTGGGATATTCCTGCAGTACAAAGGGAAAGGATTTCTGTTTGACTGCGGAGAGGGAATAAACAGACAGATTATGAAAGCAGGTCTGAACATATACAGTCTTGACTACATATTTATATCTCACCTCCACACAGACCATACACTTGGGCTTACAGGCGTCATTGAGACATTAGACATGCACGACAAAAGTAGGATAAAGATTTTCAGCCCTAGCGGAATAGGGGATTTTTTAAAATGCTTTTTTGACCGATTTTACACACCTGAGATAAAAGTTGATACAAAAGAGCTAAAATTAGAAGACAGACCGTTTACTGTACTTGACCACTTAGAGTTTAATATTTTCGCAGTTAGATTAAACCATCTTGTTGAATGCATAGGCTTTTCTTTTGTTGAAAAACCTAAAAGAAGGTTCATAAAGGAGAAGATAGAGGAGCTGAAACTTAAAACTGAAGACTTTAAAATCTTAAGAGAAAAAGGATACATCAAAAAAGATGGTAAAATCATAACAGAGGAAGAGATAACAGAAGAAGTAAAGGGATTTAAATTCACGTACATTCCTGACACATACAAAACAGATAACATCATAAAACTTGCAAAGGACAGTGATATTTTAGTAATAGAATGCACATATTTAGACGAAGAAGAAAAGGCAAAGAAATACGGTCATCTGACACTTGAATACATACTTGAGATAGCCCCTGAGCTTAACTGCAGGAAGATAGTCCTTACACATTTTAGCAAAAGATATAAAAATCCTGAAAAGTTTGGAGAAAGGATAAAGAAAGCAGATGCTGGAAACATCATATTAGGTGAGGATTTTATGAGCTTTTACTTTTAA
- a CDS encoding carbon-nitrogen hydrolase yields the protein MKVSVGLLQTFSFENPDDNLEKTVELIKKASDSGAQIICTQELFKTRYFCQVEDWDYFKFAERIDKNSQTVKLLSEIAKSKNVVIVASLFEKRAEGLYHNTAVVIDADGEYLGRYRKMHIPDDPHFYEKFYFTPGDLGYRVFETKYGRVGTLICWDQWFPEAARITAMKGAQIIFYPTAIGWLPGEKEEFGESQFNAWLSVQKGHAVANGVYIAAVNRVGFEPSPDGNGGIQFWGSSFVANPYGEVIKMASDENEEILITEVDLEQIEEFRKVWPFFRDRRIDSYGEITKRWID from the coding sequence CTGAAAGTATCAGTTGGACTGCTCCAGACCTTTTCTTTTGAAAATCCTGATGATAATCTTGAAAAAACTGTTGAACTGATAAAGAAGGCTTCAGATAGTGGAGCACAGATTATATGCACGCAGGAGTTGTTTAAAACAAGGTACTTCTGTCAGGTGGAAGACTGGGATTACTTTAAGTTTGCTGAAAGGATAGACAAAAACAGTCAAACGGTCAAACTGCTGTCAGAGATAGCAAAAAGTAAGAATGTCGTCATTGTTGCCTCTCTGTTTGAAAAAAGGGCGGAAGGATTGTATCACAATACTGCCGTTGTTATAGATGCTGACGGAGAATATTTAGGCAGATACAGAAAGATGCATATCCCAGATGACCCACACTTTTATGAGAAGTTTTACTTTACGCCAGGAGACCTTGGATACAGAGTTTTTGAGACAAAGTACGGCAGAGTTGGAACACTTATATGCTGGGATCAGTGGTTCCCTGAAGCTGCGAGAATTACAGCGATGAAAGGAGCCCAGATTATATTCTATCCAACAGCTATAGGCTGGCTTCCCGGGGAGAAGGAAGAGTTTGGGGAAAGTCAGTTTAATGCCTGGCTCTCTGTTCAGAAAGGGCATGCTGTTGCAAATGGAGTTTACATAGCTGCTGTTAACAGGGTAGGTTTTGAACCTTCACCTGATGGAAACGGAGGTATTCAGTTTTGGGGGAGCAGTTTTGTGGCAAATCCTTACGGTGAAGTTATAAAGATGGCTTCTGATGAAAATGAGGAAATTCTTATAACAGAGGTTGACCTTGAACAGATAGAAGAGTTCAGGAAGGTGTGGCCTTTTTTCAGAGATAGAAGAATTGACAGCTACGGAGAAATCACAAAAAGATGGATAGATTAA